The segment CCTCTGGCCATCTGAACAGCACAGGGGTTCTCCTGGAGGTAGGCGGGGTTCTTCCCATGATCCATGGTGGGGAGATACAGCCAACCACCAGTGCTGTGGCAGCCTCCCCAGCTGCCTCAGGTAAGGTGCTCCTCAGGCTCTTCGTGCTTATTAGAAAGAACATGATCAGCTTGTATTTAAGGCTCAATTACAGTTTTTAGACTTTGCTTTGGAGATAGTTTTCTATTAAACAATATAGTGTTTGAGATTATTGATCCATTGCATATGTAAAATATTGATAGCTCTAATTTACCACAGTATAGATGATGATCAAAGAAACAGTAAAGTTAGTAGTTAAGGTATTTTCTGTGTCTTGCAAAATGTGTAACAATGCCAGAGATCCATGAGGTTATGCAGtaggaaaagaaattaagaactgGAGATTAGGCTTGAGTCTCATGTCTTGCATATGTTTGATCTTGTGACTTTGAATAGGTAATTATTGAGACTGTTACCTATTTTATTAATGTTGGCAATATATTAGTGCTTGCAAATTTATGGAAAGATGCTAGAGACCCTGGAGATTATAAAGTAAGGGTAAGAGATTTAGAACCCAAAACTTAGTTTGAACCTCAGATCTGCAACATTTATTGGTTTTGTTATCTTGGAGAGGCATCTTAGCTATTGagacttagtttcttttctttttttttattaatggtGTCATATATACTTAATAGGGatgcattaaaaattaaatagcagAAAATGTGAAGCAAAAATAGTACCATATAAACATTAGAGATTGGTGTTtgattaatattttgaatttgggtggtatgtgtgtgttgaatCTCAGAAGAAGTAGCgggctttcctctttctttttttggtttttgtttttgtttgttttttgttcggttggttggttgtggttttggGATGGAGGTCTTGATGTGGACCTCGGGCTGCCCGGGACTTTGCTCGGTAGCCATTGGACTCTCCTCCTTCCTTAGCCTCTTGCCTGTCATACCAGCTGTTTTattttatcagtgactgcttgTTTTTCTTCAGAGAAAATGACCACCCAATTttaatatatacagtatataatcTGGTACTTGGGTTTATTCCTATCTGGAGGATCTCAGGTGAGATCCTTAAAGAAAGGAGGGGTGTAGGTGAGAGCTTATTCAACACAGAATTGACTTTTGTTCTTTGAAACTATAAAAAATTCTTAATTAAGTCCTAGGTGGCTGTTGCTCCTTGTTCACATGCTGTCCCCTCATTTTGTGTACTTCTTTGTCTGTCAGGTGCTCCCACTCTTTCCCGGCTTTTAGAAGCTGGTCCCACACAGTTCAccactcctcttccttccttcactaCTGTTGCCAGTGAGCCTCCAGTTAAGCTTGTGCCGCCCCCTGTAGAGTCTGTGTCCCAGGCTACCATTGTCATGATGCCTGCGCTGCCAGCACCACCCTCTGCTCCAGCTGTCTCCACGCCTGAAAGTGTAGCTCCAGGTGCGTCCCTGACCCACGCCCTGAGCAGCCACAGGACTAAACTGTAGTGAGAGAAAGGTCAAGACCATGATCTCCCACCCTTAGGACAACAAAGATGGaagtgggtgtgtgtttgtgagttggGTGGAGCAAGTTAAGTGCAGAAACATAAGCAGGCTTGAGACTGACTGTATTCTCACTTTGTAAATAaaatgagggagaagaaaacatggTCAGAAATTCAGTTTTTGACCTAAGTGTCTACAGTTTTGGTATGATCTCTGGGCAGTCACTTACTAGTGGATAAGCTTTtgagttgctttttcttttttgttcatcAGTGAGCCAGCCTGAGCCCTGTGTACCCCTGGAAGCTGTGGGGGATCCACACACTGTGACTGTTTCCATGGATAGCAATGAAATCTCCATGATCATTAATTCTATCAAAGAAGAGTGTTTCCGCTCAGGGGTAGCGGAGGCTCCTGGAGGATCAAAGGCTCCCAGCATAGATGGGAAGGAAGATTTAGATCTGGCTGAGAAGATGGACATCGCCGTGTCTTACACAGGTGAAGAGTTGGACTTTGAGACAGTTGGAGACATCATTGCCATCATTGAGGACAAGGTAAGTGTTTAGCAACCTCCTCAAGGGCCTCTGGGCACTACATTCTTCTTCCTGTCTTTGATTTAGAATTATTTAATTCTTCCTTTGCCCCTTTTCATCTTTGTACTCTGATATACTAATcttcccttccatttcttttaCTTGTCTGCATAGCATTAGTGTCTGCACTTGTCGTTTCCACTGAATGGTAAAAACAGGAGGCAGGTGTAGATTCAGCATCTAATTCTGTACTGTTAAACTGAGGGGCCTGGGCTTTTCCTGTGTTCTCAACAGTTTGTATATTGTGGGACAGGTGGATGACCACCCTGAAGTGCTGGATGTAGCCGCTGTGGAAGCAGCGTTATCATTCTGTGAAGAGAACGATGATCCTCAGTCCCTACCCGGCCCTTGGGAGCATCCTATCCAGCAGGAGCGGGACACGCCAGGGCCTCTTCCAGCGCCAGAGATGACAGTCAAGCAAGAGAGGCTTGACTTTGAGGAATCAGAAAACAAAGGGCTCCATGAACTGGTAGACATCAGGGATTCAGGTGTTGAGATTAAGGTGGAGCCTacagagccagagccaggcaTGTCCGGGGCTGAGATGGTAGCTGGAGTTGGTCCAGTCTCAAGCATGGAGCCACCAGAACTCAGGAGTCAAGACTCAGATGAAGAACCTAGAAGTTCTGTAGCTGGAGAGATTGGTGAGACAGATGGTTCCTGTGGGAAAGGCGATGAGAGGCCTCTTTCAGCTGTGAAGACAGAGGTATTGAACGCACCTgggctgggaagagaggaggagggctggggcttaggggagaagagagagcttAGGCGCTTGCGTTCCTGAGTTCTGACGTGTGGCACATACCCAAAGCCAGAGGCTGGGATTAGTGCTGTgcttccctatctatctatccttctgtAGAGAGCATAGGACATGAGTAGGCACTGGGATTTCTTCTATGGTCTCCTGGGCACTGGAGATTGGGACTGTGGGAGCTCTAACAGTTTGTCAGTACCTAGGGCGCTGACTTTGTTTTGGTCTTCAGGCATCCCCCGAGAGCATGCTGTCTCCGTCACATGGCTCAAATCCTGTCGAAGATCCGTTAGAGGCAGAGACGCAACACAAGTTTGAAATGTCAGGTAAATAAAGGACTAGAAGTTTGAATTGTATCTAACttgaattgttttcatttgaCTTCTTAGGGATTGTGGGTTGTGGGCAAGTAGAGGAGGTAGGACAGAACAGCCTGACAAGAAAGACGAGCTGCAGGGAAGACTGGTCCATAGGAAGGGGAAGGCTAAGGGGCAAAGACTTCAGgcagtctctctctcctctgcagaCTCATTGAAAGAAGAATCAGGGACTATTTTTGGAAGCCAGATAAAGGTATTTCagacttttctttattcttcttgcCATATGATCAGATTTTCCCACAGTACTaccttttaaaatgaattttagtaAATTCATAAATTCATATCTTTATCTTGTAAAACTGGTAAGGAGTTAGATGAGGAAACACTGCAGTGGGCATTCTGACCTAATGAAAGTATAAAGCAGTATGTGCTTCCCTGTGAGAGCTGTAAAGATCAAGCAGTCCCTTCTGTTTGTAATGCACTAAGAAGTGTTGATACATCCAGAATAACTTGGAGGTGACTAGCGGGCCAGGAAGAGCATATAGGAGTCGGGTCACAGTTTAGACCATCAAAAGAGAATTATCTGGGGTTATTTAGCATTACTAAAGCAGTATTAACAGATTTAAAGTAATGTGAGGTGAGCTCGCTCCATCAGAGAAGTcatgaaataaaactatttttggtAACTTTGTATCCAGGGTCAGAGTTCCTTTCAAGAGCAAGGGGAAAGAAGGAACGCCTCTTAGCTTAGTCTTAAgtaagtagctttttttttttttttcttcctttcaaaaagATCCTGGGCTTTATTCTTTGTCCAGGTTCTAAATTATGTTGCCTTACTTAGTCAGTTAAATAGAGGGTAGTGTAAGTGATAGAGGGCTCAGTCAAAAATCAGTGTGAGGCCGCTTCTGAGTTGATCTAACCCCAAAACAGATGTTATTTAATAATGCCTTGCAAGGTACCTGTGCTTGCATTTGTTGACGAGCACACACTGTGTCTAAGGATGCCCCaggtgaggatgaggaggaagatggaGTCAGCGAAGCAGCCAGCCTAGAGGAGGCCAAAGAAGAGGACCAGGGAGAAGGCTATCTGTCTGAGATCGATAACGAGCCCCCTGTGAGCGAGAGCGATGACGGCTTTAGTATACACAACGCCACGCTGCAGTCACACACGCTGGCAGACTCCATCCCAAGCAGCCCTGCCTCCTCGCAGTTGTGAGTATCTGTGGTCCCCGTccggctcccccacccccattactCCAGGCTAGCGGTCAACTCCAGCTGTGTAGTTGAGGTTGATCTTGAATTCCAGATCCTCTGGTTGCTGGGATCCTCTGGTTGTAactgtagatgtgtgtgtgtgtgtgtgtgtgtgtgtgtgtgtgtgtgtgtgtacacgtccATGAGCATCTGCAGTGAACCCAGGAATTTTTGAGTGGTAGGCTAGTCTAGTATTCTCTATAGAGCCATATTTGTAGCCTTAATGGTACTTATCTTCCCTTTCTTGGCTTGAAACAAATAGTTTAAGAGAAACAGGACTTTTTCCCCTTATGCTTAGTAGCACTCTTGTATCTATTTCAGTTCCGTGTGCAGTGAAGATCAAGAAGCAATTCAGGCTcagaaaatatggaagaaagcCATCATGCTTGTATGGAGGGCCGCAGCAAATCATAGGTGAGCAGACAGTGCCAGCGCCTCGCTGTTGGCCTAGGAGATCATCCAAGTAAGCTGTGAGACGCTTACGTTAGTGTTGATCCTTAGTACCTTCTGCTACATGAAGAAAATTCTCTCCTTTTGCTTCTggagaataaataataaacttacTATTTTTGTACAGGTATGCCAATGTTTTCCTGCAACCTGTTACAGATGACATAGCTCCTGGCTACCATAGCATTGTACAGAGGTGAGCCTTCATCCAGGTGTCACACCTGACCTAACATCTGTGTTGACCTAAGTGAAGTTTTGCCTTGCTTTAGTACATTTAAAACAAGGGTGggttggattgttttgttttttgttggtggtggtgctagtcttttgttttgagacagggttcacTATATAAAGCCCTGATTGGGCTGGAACTCTttatagaccaagctagcctcaaactcacagaaagtgAGTAATTTCTGCTTCtaccctcccaagtgctgagattgttTAAGGCTCCGATTAAAGAGTTAAaacttacattttattatttaggcCTATGGATTTGTcaactataaagaaaaacattgaaaatgGCTTGATCCGAAGCACAGCCGAGTTTCAGCGTGACATCATGCTGATGTTTCAGAATGCTGTTATGTACAATAGCTCAGACCACGATGTCTATCACATGGCAGTAGAGATGCAGAGAGATGTCTTGGAACAGATACAGGTAAATTGATGCTCATTTTTGTTTCAGTAGTGATGAAGTGCAGGGAAGAGTTGATGACTTTTACTTGTTATAGGGCATCAGGAACAttggtaaatatttttgtttcttactgACGTCGTACAGATTTGATTggtttgatggaagaattatgatctcatgctggagagatggctcagtggttaagagcactgatgctcttcccagaggttctgagttcaattcctagcaaccacatggtgactcacaaccatctgtaatgggatcctatgccctcttctagtgtgtctaaagatatacataaaataaatcttaaaaataattctatttttcttGGGCAAATGAGTTCAGTTTTTgaaggtttttgttgttactaCTGTTCTTGTTGGTAAGGATCTAATAAACTAGAGCTTCACAGGGCTGCACAAATATGGTACCTCTGAGCCATATCACGTCCTTACCACATCCAGTTGATTCATGTTAGGAACcaagcccagggcttcatgcatgctagactAGCACGGTTCCATCTACATTATATTCCTAGCCCCCTTTGAAGCTTTCAAATCAGTGTATAAAGAGCTAATGTTACATAAAATATTCTGGCACATGTATTCAACCAAGAGTTTCTAATCTCTCTTTATCACAAGTAGTCTACTTCAGTCTTACAGTTATAACACCACACACCCTTTGTGATGTTTATCTTGAAGTAATATTGTAGCTTTGTTAAGTTTGCCAAGTGACTTTGGTTGCTGAAGGCTCTTTGACTTATTTTAAAACTTCACTTCTAAATTCTTTAGGAATAGCTAGAATTTAGCCTTTGTTAAGCCAGAAAGAATTGAATGGAACAGTACTATATAAATTCTGTTCACAAATGTGAAGGATGTTCGTTCTTTCTTACTGAATTGGATCTTTATGGCCTCCCATTTTTCTTCTCCCTACAGCAATTCTTGGCCACACAGCTGATTATGCAAACATCTGAGTCTGGAATCAGTGCTAAAAGTCTCCGGGGGAGAGACTCCACCCGAAAACAAGATGCTTCAGAGAAGGTGAGCAGaccaaaataaagttcaaaacaTCCAGAGAACCTTAAGCTACTCTAATGCTGCTAACCTTCTGTAAGCCAGTGGTATGCACATAGATGTTAGAATGGAGATGACTTGCTTCTGTCGAACTGTTAAAGAAGTCTACTAGGACTGAGAGGGAGGCCCAGTTACATGGGCTATAGTTTGAGCTGAATAAGTGAATTATTAATCCTCTCTGGGAGAGTGCTGTCAGGGTCGGGGATGGATTAGTTCACATCAGCTGCTACATATAACTAGATGGCTGTGGGATCTCTTTCCTCTTGTTCTTGAGATTTaaaattttgtctttgttttgtgtgtatggtgCTTTTGTCTCTGTCCTGAGGTTTGGGGTGCATGTGGCTGAGAGTTTCTGTGGAACCTGATCAGTATTTGTTTGTCCTCTAACAGGACAGTGTCCCCATGGgctctcctgccttccttctctctctctttgtaagTATTGAATGGCTGCAAGCGGTGATGTTGCCAGAAAGATTCTCAGCTCCTGCTGGGCCTGGGTGGCAGAGGGAAATCCAACATGCACACTGTAACAATGTCTTGAAATTCTTTTTATCCATTTAATAGGAAACTCTTTTGTCTTCTGCATTCTGGTCTCTTTGCTTGTGTGAGtgtggaggggaggtgggagggacaACTTTTAAGATAAATggatgaaatatgaaatattcttGAGGTAAAGACCTAGGATGCACCTGCTCCTCATTTCTTGCTTCCACCTTTTACAAAACAATTGTTAACTTGCAAATGGAAGACAGCTCAGAGCAGCAAGTGCAGGTGAGATGACGCAGTGGAGACAGGCACTTGCCATGgtagtctgatgacctgagtttgattccccagaacccCACTGAAGGCGGCAGAAGAGTactccacagagttgtcctctgaactctacATGTGCACCATGGCATGTATGCTCCTACACATATGTCACATACAATAATAGTAATTAGAAACAAATTTTAAGATCTCAGTAATAGTTACCTCCAGATACAATTATAGCTTGTGGATTATAGATGAACACATTAGATCTAGCCCCACggcttttattcttttattccatGAATTAAATGACTGACCTTGTTCATGGTAGAGCAATGAAGTGAGCAAAAGAACGTGGTCGAAAGCTATATCCTTCTAAGATCATTGGGTAAGCCTTTAAGGGCCTTATTTTTCTCATCTGTGGAATAGAAGTAATTATGAGTTGAAAGGCAGGAGAACTGCCTGCAGAATCAATGCATACCTTGTACacagagtaagaccttgtctcaaaagaaagcaggagagaaTACTAGACTCGAGGTAACTCAGAAGAAGTTAAGAACGCTTGCTGCTCAGAGGATCTGGGTTGGGTttccagcaaccacctggtggcttacaactgcccgTGATGCCAGTTTCAAGGAATCCAAAGCCCTTCTGGCCCTCACAGGCACTGTACACTGgggtgcacatgtacacatgtaggcaaaacactcatacgtataaaatgaaaacaagtctttaaaaagaagaagaagaagaatttaaaaaaaaaaaaaaagaataagattgAGATACCTGTCCAGCCTACCTCACAGGGATGTTGTGAGGGTAAAAtaagtttgaaagaaaaaaaaattaaaatcttacaCAAATGCAAGGTGTTATTTCTATTCTTACTGTTGGCTATTGGCAACTTATGTTCTAAAATTTTTTAATCCTTGCATATTAGAAATGCAAAACTGGTCTGGTCCAGCAAAAGTGTTCACTAGTTCATCCTGCCTGTAGACCTGTACCACAGACAGAACACCGTGATCTCTATGCGTTCTTATGGCCTGCAACAGTGACTCTGGATCCTCATTCGAGTGGCTGGCTATTGCAAGGCCGGTCCGTAGGATCTTTTATCTATCGAAGACAGCAAAGTTTTGCACAAGAGGAAGGAGCTGGGCTGCAGGGAGAGAGCAGCAGATGGAATGAAGCCTGATTGTCCTGatgtcatggagaacagctgtcAGGAGGTGCTAGGGAACTAGTGCCAGGGTCAGACTGCAGGAAAGGCCTTTCTTATAGGGACCAACAACTGGACAGGTATGTTAGCCAAGCACCTCGCCATCCACTGCCCTCTCCGCCTCTCCCaccttccattttctctttctttttacacAATTGAGCCTGGGTGGGATGACTGATAGTCATTCTGTGGGACCCCAGGTGAATTTTGAGGACCATGAAGAAGACACTGTCTTACAGTTCCACTCACAAAATACCAGGTGTTCTTTAGCTACTCTGTGGGAAAATAGAA is part of the Apodemus sylvaticus chromosome 13, mApoSyl1.1, whole genome shotgun sequence genome and harbors:
- the Brd8 gene encoding bromodomain-containing protein 8 isoform X5, whose protein sequence is MATGTGKHKLLSTGPTEPWSIREKLCLASSVMRSGDQNWVSVSRAIKPFAEPGRPPDWFSQKHCASQYSELLETTETPKRKRGEKGEVVETVEDVIVRKLTAERVEELKKVIKETQERYRRLKRDAELIQAGHMDSRLDELCNDIAMKKKLEEEEAEVKRKATDAAYQARQAVKTPPRRLPTVMVRSPIDSASPGGDYPLGDLTPTTMEEATSGVTPGTLPSTPVTSFPGIPDTLPPGSAPLEAPMTPVTDDSPQKKMLGQKATPPPSPLLSELLKKGSLLPTSPRLVNESEMPVPSGHLNSTGVLLEVGGVLPMIHGGEIQPTTSAVAASPAASVSQPEPCVPLEAVGDPHTVTVSMDSNEISMIINSIKEECFRSGVAEAPGGSKAPSIDGKEDLDLAEKMDIAVSYTGEELDFETVGDIIAIIEDKVDDHPEVLDVAAVEAALSFCEENDDPQSLPGPWEHPIQQERDTPGPLPAPEMTVKQERLDFEESENKGLHELVDIRDSGVEIKVEPTEPEPGMSGAEMVAGVGPVSSMEPPELRSQDSDEEPRSSVAGEIGETDGSCGKGDERPLSAVKTEASPESMLSPSHGSNPVEDPLEAETQHKFEMSDSLKEESGTIFGSQIKDAPGEDEEEDGVSEAASLEEAKEEDQGEGYLSEIDNEPPVSESDDGFSIHNATLQSHTLADSIPSSPASSQFSVCSEDQEAIQAQKIWKKAIMLVWRAAANHRYANVFLQPVTDDIAPGYHSIVQRPMDLSTIKKNIENGLIRSTAEFQRDIMLMFQNAVMYNSSDHDVYHMAVEMQRDVLEQIQQFLATQLIMQTSESGISAKSLRGRDSTRKQDASEKDGGTRGRRCAIEADMKMKK
- the Brd8 gene encoding bromodomain-containing protein 8 isoform X4, coding for MATGTGKHKLLSTGPTEPWSIREKLCLASSVMRSGDQNWVSVSRAIKPFAEPGRPPDWFSQKHCASQYSELLETTETPKRKRGEKGEVVETVEDVIVRKLTAERVEELKKVIKETQERYRRLKRDAELIQAGHMDSRLDELCNDIAMKKKLEEEEAEVKRKATDAAYQARQAVKTPPRRLPTVMVRSPIDSASPGGDYPLGDLTPTTMEEATSGVNESEMPVPSGHLNSTGVLLEVGGVLPMIHGGEIQPTTSAVAASPAASGAPTLSRLLEAGPTQFTTPLPSFTTVASEPPVKLVPPPVESVSQATIVMMPALPAPPSAPAVSTPESVAPVSQPEPCVPLEAVGDPHTVTVSMDSNEISMIINSIKEECFRSGVAEAPGGSKAPSIDGKEDLDLAEKMDIAVSYTGEELDFETVGDIIAIIEDKVDDHPEVLDVAAVEAALSFCEENDDPQSLPGPWEHPIQQERDTPGPLPAPEMTVKQERLDFEESENKGLHELVDIRDSGVEIKVEPTEPEPGMSGAEMVAGVGPVSSMEPPELRSQDSDEEPRSSVAGEIGETDGSCGKGDERPLSAVKTEASPESMLSPSHGSNPVEDPLEAETQHKFEMSDSLKEESGTIFGSQIKDAPGEDEEEDGVSEAASLEEAKEEDQGEGYLSEIDNEPPVSESDDGFSIHNATLQSHTLADSIPSSPASSQFSVCSEDQEAIQAQKIWKKAIMLVWRAAANHRYANVFLQPVTDDIAPGYHSIVQRPMDLSTIKKNIENGLIRSTAEFQRDIMLMFQNAVMYNSSDHDVYHMAVEMQRDVLEQIQQFLATQLIMQTSESGISAKSLRGRDSTRKQDASEKDSVPMGSPAFLLSLFDGGTRGRRCAIEADMKMKK
- the Brd8 gene encoding bromodomain-containing protein 8 isoform X1, translated to MATGTGKHKLLSTGPTEPWSIREKLCLASSVMRSGDQNWVSVSRAIKPFAEPGRPPDWFSQKHCASQYSELLETTETPKRKRGEKGEVVETVEDVIVRKLTAERVEELKKVIKETQERYRRLKRDAELIQAGHMDSRLDELCNDIAMKKKLEEEEAEVKRKATDAAYQARQAVKTPPRRLPTVMVRSPIDSASPGGDYPLGDLTPTTMEEATSGVTPGTLPSTPVTSFPGIPDTLPPGSAPLEAPMTPVTDDSPQKKMLGQKATPPPSPLLSELLKKGSLLPTSPRLVNESEMPVPSGHLNSTGVLLEVGGVLPMIHGGEIQPTTSAVAASPAASGAPTLSRLLEAGPTQFTTPLPSFTTVASEPPVKLVPPPVESVSQATIVMMPALPAPPSAPAVSTPESVAPVSQPEPCVPLEAVGDPHTVTVSMDSNEISMIINSIKEECFRSGVAEAPGGSKAPSIDGKEDLDLAEKMDIAVSYTGEELDFETVGDIIAIIEDKVDDHPEVLDVAAVEAALSFCEENDDPQSLPGPWEHPIQQERDTPGPLPAPEMTVKQERLDFEESENKGLHELVDIRDSGVEIKVEPTEPEPGMSGAEMVAGVGPVSSMEPPELRSQDSDEEPRSSVAGEIGETDGSCGKGDERPLSAVKTEASPESMLSPSHGSNPVEDPLEAETQHKFEMSDSLKEESGTIFGSQIKDAPGEDEEEDGVSEAASLEEAKEEDQGEGYLSEIDNEPPVSESDDGFSIHNATLQSHTLADSIPSSPASSQFSVCSEDQEAIQAQKIWKKAIMLVWRAAANHRYANVFLQPVTDDIAPGYHSIVQRPMDLSTIKKNIENGLIRSTAEFQRDIMLMFQNAVMYNSSDHDVYHMAVEMQRDVLEQIQQFLATQLIMQTSESGISAKSLRGRDSTRKQDASEKDSVPMGSPAFLLSLFDGGTRGRRCAIEADMKMKK
- the Brd8 gene encoding bromodomain-containing protein 8 isoform X2, which encodes MATGTGKHKLLSTGPTEPWSIREKLCLASSVMRSGDQNWVSVSRAIKPFAEPGRPPDWFSQKHCASQYSELLETTETPKRKRGEKGEVVETVEDVIVRKLTAERVEELKKVIKETQERYRRLKRDAELIQAGHMDSRLDELCNDIAMKKKLEEEEAEVKRKATDAAYQARQAVKTPPRRLPTVMVRSPIDSASPGGDYPLGDLTPTTMEEATSGVTPGTLPSTPVTSFPGIPDTLPPGSAPLEAPMTPVTDDSPQKKMLGQKATPPPSPLLSELLKKGSLLPTSPRLVNESEMPVPSGHLNSTGVLLEVGGVLPMIHGGEIQPTTSAVAASPAASGAPTLSRLLEAGPTQFTTPLPSFTTVASEPPVKLVPPPVESVSQATIVMMPALPAPPSAPAVSTPESVAPVSQPEPCVPLEAVGDPHTVTVSMDSNEISMIINSIKEECFRSGVAEAPGGSKAPSIDGKEDLDLAEKMDIAVSYTGEELDFETVGDIIAIIEDKVDDHPEVLDVAAVEAALSFCEENDDPQSLPGPWEHPIQQERDTPGPLPAPEMTVKQERLDFEESENKGLHELVDIRDSGVEIKVEPTEPEPGMSGAEMVAGVGPVSSMEPPELRSQDSDEEPRSSVAGEIGETDGSCGKGDERPLSAVKTEASPESMLSPSHGSNPVEDPLEAETQHKFEMSDSLKEESGTIFGSQIKDAPGEDEEEDGVSEAASLEEAKEEDQGEGYLSEIDNEPPVSESDDGFSIHNATLQSHTLADSIPSSPASSQFSVCSEDQEAIQAQKIWKKAIMLVWRAAANHRYANVFLQPVTDDIAPGYHSIVQRPMDLSTIKKNIENGLIRSTAEFQRDIMLMFQNAVMYNSSDHDVYHMAVEMQRDVLEQIQQFLATQLIMQTSESGISAKSLRGRDSTRKQDASEKDGGTRGRRCAIEADMKMKK
- the Brd8 gene encoding bromodomain-containing protein 8 isoform X3, which gives rise to MATGTGKHKLLSTGPTEPWSIREKLCLASSVMRSGDQNWVSVSRAIKPFAEPGRPPDWFSQKHCASQYSELLETTETPKRKRGEKGEVVETVEDVIVRKLTAERVEELKKVIKETQERYRRLKRDAELIQAGHMDSRLDELCNDIAMKKKLEEEEAEVKRKATDAAYQARQAVKTPPRRLPTVMVRSPIDSASPGGDYPLGDLTPTTMEEATSGVTPGTLPSTPVTSFPGIPDTLPPGSAPLEAPMTPVTDDSPQKKMLGQKATPPPSPLLSELLKKGSLLPTSPRLVNESEMPVPSGHLNSTGVLLEVGGVLPMIHGGEIQPTTSAVAASPAASVSQPEPCVPLEAVGDPHTVTVSMDSNEISMIINSIKEECFRSGVAEAPGGSKAPSIDGKEDLDLAEKMDIAVSYTGEELDFETVGDIIAIIEDKVDDHPEVLDVAAVEAALSFCEENDDPQSLPGPWEHPIQQERDTPGPLPAPEMTVKQERLDFEESENKGLHELVDIRDSGVEIKVEPTEPEPGMSGAEMVAGVGPVSSMEPPELRSQDSDEEPRSSVAGEIGETDGSCGKGDERPLSAVKTEASPESMLSPSHGSNPVEDPLEAETQHKFEMSDSLKEESGTIFGSQIKDAPGEDEEEDGVSEAASLEEAKEEDQGEGYLSEIDNEPPVSESDDGFSIHNATLQSHTLADSIPSSPASSQFSVCSEDQEAIQAQKIWKKAIMLVWRAAANHRYANVFLQPVTDDIAPGYHSIVQRPMDLSTIKKNIENGLIRSTAEFQRDIMLMFQNAVMYNSSDHDVYHMAVEMQRDVLEQIQQFLATQLIMQTSESGISAKSLRGRDSTRKQDASEKDSVPMGSPAFLLSLFDGGTRGRRCAIEADMKMKK